One Triticum dicoccoides isolate Atlit2015 ecotype Zavitan chromosome 4B, WEW_v2.0, whole genome shotgun sequence genomic window carries:
- the LOC119291441 gene encoding monooxygenase 2-like gives MAAEIQQQDAAEGIVIAGAGLAGLAVALGLHRKGVRSVVLESSPERRTSGFAFFTWTNAFRALDALGVGDKMRGRHLQLQGLRVMSSSTGEIAREMDLRVKGKLGPHEVRCVQRNVLLQALEEELPPGTVRYSSKIVSIDDKDGGGDGAKILHLADGSTLRAKVLIGCDGINSVVAKWLGLAKPSESGRTATRGHARYPEGHGFEPKILQFVGEGFRAGLVPWSDTDVYWFFTWSPAPSQDANGKDDGVVDRSAAAMKQFVLTQMRGAKVSPEVLEAVERSEMSDVLAAPLRFRSPLSLLFASISKGNVCVAGDALHPTTPDLAQGACTALEDGVILARCLGDAIVGAGSGEQKERAMAALRRYAGIRRWRSAQVIAVSYAVGFVQESDHSVVSFVRDKLLSGVLAKTLLMMPDYDCGKL, from the exons ATGGCGGCGGAAATCCAACAGCAGGACGCAGCCGAAGGCATTGTGATCGCCGGCGCCGGACTGGCCGGCCTCGCCGTCGCTCTGGGACTCCACAGGAAGGGCGTCCGGAGCGTGGTGCTTGAGTCGTCGCCGGAGCGTCGCACGTCCGGCTTCGCCTTCTTCACCTGGACCAACGCCTTCCGCGCGCTTGACGCCCTTGGGGTCGGAGACAAGATGAGGGGCCGACATCTGCAGCTGCAGGG GTTGCGGGTCATGTCTTCGTCTACGGGGGAAATAGCGCGAGAAATGGATCTCCGGGTGAAAGGAAAACT GGGACCCCATGAAGTCCGCTGCGTGCAGCGTAACGTGCTGCTCCAGGCGCTGGAGGAAGAGCTGCCGCCAGGCACCGTCCGCTACTCCTCCAAGATCGTTTCCATCGACGAcaaggacggcggcggcgacggtgccaAGATCCTCCATCTCGCCGACGGCTCGACTCTCCGTGCAAAGGTGCTGATCGGTTGCGACGGGATCAACTCGGTGGTCGCGAAATGGCTTGGGCTCGCGAAGCCGTCCGAGTCGGGGCGCACGGCCACGCGGGGGCACGCCAGGTACCCCGAAGGCCACGGCTTCGAGCCCAAGATCCTGCAGTTCGTCGGCGAAGGCTTCCGCGCCGGCTTGGTGCCCTGGAGCGACACCGATGTCTACTGGTTCTTCACCTGGAGTCCAGCTCCTTCCCAGGATGCCAACGGCAAGGACGATGGCGTCGTCGACCGGAGCGCCGCCGCGATGAAGCAGTTCGTGCTGACCCAGATGAGGGGCGCCAAGGTGAGCCCTGaggtgctggaggccgtggagaggAGCGAGATGAGCGACGTGCTCGCCGCACCGCTGCGGTTCCGCTCCCCGCTCTCGCTCCTGTTCGCCAGCATCAGCAAGGGGAACGTGTGCGTCGCCGGCGACGCGCTCCACCCGACGACGCCGGACCTGGCGCAGGGCGCGTGCACGGCGCTCGAGGACGGCGTCATCCTCGCCCGGTGCCTCGGCGACGCCATCGTAGGTGCCGGCTCCGGGGAGCAGAAGGAGAGGGCCATGGCTGCCCTGCGCAGGTACGCTGGCATCCGGCGGTGGAGAAGCGCACAGGTGATCGCGGTGTCGTACGCGGTGGGGTTCGTGCAGGAGAGCGACCACTCCGTGGTGAGCTTCGTGCGGGACAAGCTGCTGTCCGGGGTGCTCGCCAAGACGCTGCTCATGATGCCGGACTACGATTGCGGCAAGCTCTGA